A single Lancefieldella parvula DSM 20469 DNA region contains:
- the ftsH gene encoding ATP-dependent zinc metalloprotease FtsH: protein MANNDNKHRRSMSMLLYIAVAIFVYLLLSNTLLPGLLRQQIQTVSYSEFLNKIESNEVTKVDLNTGNRNIRFTTGSGDSEKIFETTQFPNDSTLVQTLREHKVDFSASIPDNSANMLMYALIQYGIPLIIFLGIGFFINRSLKRAMGDDGPSMNFGGGFGGLGGNLGRSSAKEIKGEDTGITFKDVAGQEEAKESMQEIVSFLKTPDKYKEIGARCPRGALLVGPPGTGKTLIAKAVAGEAGVPFFQIAGSEFVEMFVGRGAAKVRDLFKQANEKAPCIIFIDEIDAVGKRRDASLNSNDEREQTLNQLLSEMDGFDNHKGIVVLAATNRPETLDKALLRPGRFDRRIPVELPDLKGREAVLQIHANDVKMEPGVDLSIVAKSTPGASGADLANIINEAALRAVRFGRRRVTTEDLTESVDVVIAGAKKKNSVLSEHEKDVVAYHETGHAIVGAIQKNDAPVTKITIVPRTSGALGFTMQVEDDERYLMSKSQAMDEIAVLCGGRAAEELIFGEMTNGASNDIERATAIARAMVTQYGMSDKLGMVTLSQQQSRYLGGGSSLTCSEATAEEIDAEVRRIVEEGHQRALQTLKENRFKLHEIAHYLQKKETITGEEFMNILKRENTFAPVDKNINDEGSSTPSEE, encoded by the coding sequence ATGGCAAATAACGATAACAAGCATCGTAGATCTATGTCGATGCTACTCTATATTGCAGTAGCTATCTTTGTATATCTCCTGCTTAGCAACACTTTATTACCAGGTCTTTTGCGCCAACAGATACAAACTGTCTCCTACAGTGAGTTTCTTAATAAAATTGAAAGTAATGAGGTTACTAAAGTAGATCTCAACACTGGTAACAGAAACATTAGATTTACTACAGGCTCTGGAGATTCCGAGAAAATCTTTGAGACTACGCAGTTCCCTAATGATTCAACACTGGTACAAACGCTCAGAGAACACAAAGTTGACTTCTCAGCTTCCATTCCTGACAACTCTGCAAACATGCTGATGTATGCCCTTATTCAATACGGCATTCCTCTTATTATCTTCTTGGGTATTGGTTTCTTTATTAACCGCTCCCTTAAACGCGCTATGGGAGACGATGGTCCATCCATGAACTTTGGCGGCGGTTTTGGTGGTCTCGGCGGCAATCTTGGTCGCTCAAGCGCTAAAGAAATTAAGGGAGAAGATACTGGCATTACGTTTAAAGACGTTGCTGGCCAAGAAGAGGCTAAAGAGTCTATGCAAGAGATTGTTAGCTTCCTTAAGACTCCCGATAAGTACAAAGAAATTGGTGCTCGCTGTCCTCGTGGTGCTCTACTTGTAGGACCTCCAGGCACCGGTAAAACTCTTATAGCTAAAGCAGTTGCTGGTGAAGCTGGCGTTCCTTTCTTCCAGATTGCTGGCTCTGAGTTTGTTGAGATGTTTGTTGGACGCGGTGCCGCAAAAGTCCGCGATCTCTTCAAGCAGGCAAATGAGAAAGCTCCTTGCATTATCTTCATTGATGAGATTGATGCTGTTGGTAAGCGCCGCGACGCTTCCCTCAACTCCAACGATGAGCGTGAGCAGACCTTAAACCAGCTGCTCTCAGAGATGGATGGCTTTGATAACCACAAGGGTATTGTTGTTCTGGCAGCAACTAACCGCCCAGAAACCTTGGACAAGGCACTTTTGCGTCCTGGTCGCTTTGATCGTCGTATTCCTGTTGAGCTTCCAGATCTTAAGGGTCGTGAGGCAGTTCTCCAGATTCACGCCAATGATGTAAAAATGGAGCCAGGCGTTGACCTCTCTATCGTTGCTAAGTCCACGCCAGGAGCATCTGGTGCAGACCTTGCAAACATCATCAATGAGGCAGCTCTTCGTGCTGTTCGCTTTGGTCGCCGTCGTGTTACCACTGAAGACCTTACAGAGTCTGTCGACGTCGTTATTGCCGGAGCAAAAAAGAAAAATAGTGTTCTATCTGAGCATGAGAAGGATGTTGTTGCCTATCACGAGACCGGCCACGCAATTGTTGGTGCCATCCAGAAAAACGATGCTCCTGTCACCAAGATTACTATTGTTCCTCGTACTAGCGGAGCCCTTGGCTTTACCATGCAGGTTGAGGACGATGAGCGTTATCTGATGAGTAAGAGTCAAGCCATGGATGAGATTGCTGTTCTCTGTGGTGGACGCGCTGCTGAAGAGCTTATCTTTGGCGAGATGACCAATGGTGCCTCCAATGATATTGAGCGCGCAACTGCAATTGCACGCGCAATGGTTACCCAGTACGGCATGTCTGACAAGCTTGGTATGGTTACCCTAAGCCAGCAGCAAAGCCGCTATCTTGGTGGTGGCTCTTCCCTCACCTGCTCTGAAGCAACTGCTGAAGAGATCGACGCTGAGGTTAGACGTATTGTTGAAGAGGGTCACCAGCGGGCACTTCAAACGCTTAAAGAGAATCGCTTTAAACTGCATGAAATTGCTCACTATCTACAGAAGAAAGAAACTATTACCGGCGAGGAGTTCATGAATATCCTCAAGCGTGAGAATACCTTTGCACCTGTAGATAAGAACATCAACGATGAAGGCTCTTCTACTCCTTCAGAAGAGTAA
- the ileS gene encoding isoleucine--tRNA ligase, with protein MANEYKKTTNLPNTDFPMRASLAQNEPKRLADWNQNNVYDLLMKKNEGHDKFVLHDGPPYANGPIHLGHAQNKISKDIINRYKAMQGFQTPYVPGWDCHGQPIEHKVEQMLGTEKFNQLSTEKIRELCRKMAVEQVDTQRQGFKRLGVLGEWDNPYLTYVNDYDATDIEIFKAIYDKGSVYRGTKPVHWCTHDHTALSEAEIEYHDVTSTAIFVRFELTTVPEGLEAYAGKTWVDIWTTTPWTMPADEAVILHPEANYVALELPDGHVEIVAEALAEKAATKFGYTDWKLVQDAEGNTWKKTGVELAGNEYKQPIFGDLGNTGKFIYADYVTLDDGTGVVHSAPGHGVDDYNAGVRFDIPQTMPVDDDGHFFKGEGQGTGGPFSGMEVNEANPVIVQWLKDRGTLILAEEITHSYPHCWRCKEPVIFRATSQWFVSMDKTGLRQQAAEELAKVKFYPANAVKRIGSMVEGRPDWCISRQRNWGVPIPAFTCEDCGETIINDQTLDAVIKLFREKGSDAWFTDDPKTYLGDACVCPKCGGHNLKANKDILDVWWDSGVSHTAVCKHRPNLKFPADMYLEGSDQHRGWFMSSLMTSVGAYGVAPYKSVVSQGFTLDGQGRKMSKSLGNVIDPNAVCAERGADVLRLWVASVDTSTDVPCDDAILSQVGDAYRRFRNTLRFLLGELEGQFDPATDAVAVADLEEYDRLVLARMCEVHAAVTEAYEGYRFNNVFRTLYDYIIELSNGYLNATKDRMYCDAANSATRRSAQTVWAEILSMLVHDLQPILVYTTDEVMQFLPESMRDGQKYAALLDWYKAPMSADEYTSLLPAYQVLVDARASYTKAYETALDEGVVIEKTTQATRAEVTLTAEQASYIADANLDFAEVFVCSEVSVSEGSELSVSVYPANGERCDRCWNYRELGEDHLCHRCHEVVA; from the coding sequence ATGGCAAACGAGTACAAAAAGACCACCAATCTGCCTAATACTGACTTTCCTATGCGAGCATCTCTCGCACAGAATGAGCCAAAACGTTTAGCTGATTGGAATCAGAACAACGTCTACGACCTTCTTATGAAAAAGAATGAAGGACACGATAAATTTGTTCTCCATGACGGACCTCCTTATGCAAACGGTCCAATTCACTTGGGTCACGCACAGAATAAGATCTCCAAGGACATCATCAACCGTTATAAGGCTATGCAGGGCTTCCAAACCCCGTACGTTCCTGGTTGGGATTGCCACGGTCAGCCAATTGAGCACAAAGTTGAGCAAATGCTTGGTACAGAAAAGTTCAATCAGCTCTCTACCGAGAAGATCCGTGAACTTTGCCGTAAAATGGCGGTCGAACAGGTTGATACTCAGCGTCAGGGCTTTAAGCGTCTTGGTGTTTTAGGCGAGTGGGATAATCCATACCTCACTTATGTCAATGATTATGACGCAACCGACATTGAGATCTTCAAAGCAATTTATGACAAGGGTTCTGTGTATAGAGGAACTAAGCCTGTCCACTGGTGTACCCATGACCACACAGCTCTTTCTGAAGCAGAGATTGAGTATCACGATGTTACTTCCACTGCTATTTTTGTTCGCTTTGAGCTCACCACTGTTCCAGAGGGTCTTGAAGCTTACGCAGGTAAGACCTGGGTAGACATTTGGACTACTACTCCTTGGACTATGCCAGCAGATGAGGCAGTCATTCTGCATCCAGAAGCAAATTACGTTGCTCTTGAGCTTCCTGATGGACATGTAGAGATTGTTGCTGAGGCTCTTGCAGAGAAGGCTGCTACTAAGTTTGGTTATACCGATTGGAAGCTTGTCCAGGACGCCGAGGGCAATACTTGGAAGAAGACTGGTGTTGAGCTCGCAGGTAATGAGTATAAGCAGCCAATCTTTGGTGATCTTGGTAATACTGGTAAGTTTATTTACGCAGATTACGTTACTCTTGATGACGGTACTGGTGTTGTTCACTCCGCACCTGGACATGGTGTAGACGACTACAATGCTGGTGTTCGCTTTGATATTCCACAAACTATGCCTGTTGATGATGACGGTCACTTCTTTAAGGGTGAAGGTCAGGGTACTGGTGGTCCCTTCTCCGGCATGGAGGTTAATGAGGCCAATCCTGTCATTGTTCAGTGGCTTAAAGACCGCGGTACGCTTATTCTTGCAGAAGAAATTACTCACAGCTATCCACATTGCTGGCGTTGTAAAGAGCCTGTTATTTTCCGTGCGACAAGCCAGTGGTTTGTCTCTATGGATAAGACTGGTCTGCGCCAGCAGGCAGCAGAGGAGCTTGCAAAGGTTAAGTTCTATCCTGCAAATGCTGTTAAGCGCATTGGCTCCATGGTTGAAGGCCGTCCTGACTGGTGTATTTCCAGGCAGCGTAACTGGGGTGTTCCAATCCCAGCTTTCACCTGCGAGGATTGTGGCGAGACAATTATTAATGATCAGACCCTTGATGCTGTTATCAAGCTTTTCCGCGAGAAGGGCTCTGATGCTTGGTTCACTGACGATCCTAAGACGTATTTAGGAGATGCTTGTGTCTGCCCTAAGTGCGGCGGCCACAATCTGAAGGCTAACAAGGATATTTTGGACGTTTGGTGGGACTCTGGTGTTTCTCATACGGCTGTTTGTAAGCACCGTCCAAATCTCAAGTTCCCAGCTGATATGTATCTTGAGGGTTCTGACCAGCACCGTGGTTGGTTCATGAGTTCTCTTATGACTTCTGTTGGCGCTTACGGTGTTGCTCCTTATAAGTCTGTTGTTTCACAGGGCTTTACGCTTGACGGCCAAGGACGCAAGATGAGCAAGTCTCTGGGTAACGTTATTGATCCAAACGCCGTTTGTGCTGAGCGTGGCGCAGACGTCCTGCGTCTTTGGGTTGCTTCCGTTGATACTTCAACTGACGTACCTTGCGATGACGCCATTCTTTCTCAGGTAGGCGATGCATATCGTAGGTTTAGAAACACTCTTCGTTTCCTCCTTGGTGAGCTTGAGGGTCAGTTTGATCCTGCCACTGATGCAGTTGCTGTTGCAGATTTAGAAGAGTACGACCGTCTTGTTCTTGCACGTATGTGCGAGGTTCATGCTGCTGTTACTGAGGCTTACGAGGGTTATCGATTTAATAACGTTTTCCGTACGCTCTACGATTACATCATCGAGCTTTCTAATGGCTACTTAAATGCAACTAAGGACCGCATGTACTGCGATGCGGCTAACTCTGCAACACGTCGCAGTGCTCAGACGGTCTGGGCAGAGATTCTTTCCATGCTTGTCCATGACCTACAGCCAATTCTGGTTTATACCACTGATGAGGTAATGCAGTTCCTGCCAGAATCTATGCGTGACGGCCAGAAGTACGCAGCTCTTCTCGACTGGTATAAGGCTCCTATGAGTGCTGATGAATATACATCTTTGTTACCTGCATATCAGGTGCTGGTCGATGCTCGCGCATCGTACACAAAGGCATATGAAACTGCACTTGATGAAGGTGTAGTTATCGAGAAAACCACGCAGGCTACCCGTGCTGAAGTGACACTTACTGCTGAGCAAGCGTCGTATATTGCAGATGCAAATTTAGACTTTGCTGAGGTGTTTGTTTGCTCCGAAGTCAGCGTTTCCGAGGGCTCTGAGCTTAGTGTAAGCGTTTATCCTGCAAATGGAGAGCGATGCGACCGCTGCTGGAATTATCGCGAGCTTGGCGAGGATCATCTCTGCCACCGTTGCCACGAAGTTGTTGCATAA
- a CDS encoding acyltransferase family protein produces MRKTYLDNVRWITVVLVVIYHVIYMYNGVTDYAVIGPFWDFQPQDTFLYLVYPWFMLLLFVVSGMAARFELERKNTKGFFKARTRKLLVPSTIGLVVFQWILGYYNMQIAGAFDQMGALPKPVLFLIMVASGIGPLWYIQLLWCLILALLWVRKIEKDRLYRLGEKANCILLFLFTFLIYGAAQFLNTPIIVVYRFGIYGTGFFIGYFVMSHESVMERMEEHWTLFTAAGLIAGLVFTILYWGKSYPDHEVLDTFCCNAFAWLGALGVLAFMKKWGNFVNSFSRWMSSKSWGLYIFHYLPIAVTAFYLKKYLPNLAPLVVYLLTAAAGFAGAIVLYEIISRIPVLRWCVLGIQGERKK; encoded by the coding sequence ATGAGAAAGACATACCTTGATAATGTTCGCTGGATTACAGTAGTTCTCGTTGTTATCTATCATGTCATTTACATGTATAACGGTGTCACAGATTACGCTGTCATTGGACCATTCTGGGATTTTCAGCCCCAGGATACATTCCTGTATTTGGTATATCCCTGGTTCATGCTGCTGCTTTTTGTAGTTTCAGGGATGGCAGCCCGATTCGAATTGGAGCGGAAGAATACGAAGGGTTTTTTTAAGGCAAGGACACGAAAACTTCTGGTACCTTCCACAATAGGACTTGTTGTATTCCAGTGGATCCTGGGATATTACAACATGCAGATTGCCGGTGCCTTTGATCAGATGGGAGCCCTTCCGAAACCGGTGCTTTTTCTGATCATGGTGGCCAGTGGAATTGGCCCACTCTGGTATATTCAGCTGCTCTGGTGCCTGATTTTGGCCCTCCTTTGGGTCCGTAAGATCGAGAAGGACAGACTCTATCGCCTAGGTGAGAAGGCAAACTGTATCCTTCTTTTCCTTTTTACCTTTCTGATATACGGAGCCGCCCAGTTTCTCAATACACCAATCATCGTCGTATACCGATTTGGCATTTATGGAACAGGATTCTTCATCGGATATTTTGTCATGTCTCACGAATCTGTGATGGAGAGAATGGAAGAGCACTGGACCCTGTTCACGGCAGCAGGCCTGATTGCAGGACTTGTATTTACCATTCTTTACTGGGGAAAATCCTACCCGGACCATGAAGTGCTCGATACCTTCTGCTGTAACGCTTTTGCATGGCTGGGTGCTTTGGGCGTTCTGGCCTTTATGAAGAAATGGGGTAATTTTGTAAACAGTTTTAGTCGCTGGATGAGCTCAAAGTCCTGGGGGCTCTATATATTCCATTACCTGCCGATCGCAGTGACTGCCTTCTACTTGAAAAAATACCTCCCGAACCTTGCACCTCTGGTAGTCTATCTGCTGACAGCCGCAGCTGGTTTTGCAGGTGCAATCGTATTATATGAAATCATCAGTCGCATTCCGGTACTCCGCTGGTGCGTTCTGGGAATCCAAGGAGAGAGAAAGAAATGA
- the ffh gene encoding signal recognition particle protein translates to MFNSLQDRLQNTFSALRGKGRLTEDDINSAMREIRMALLEADVNYKVVKEFVGRCKEQCMTADVLESLSPAQNVVRIVLDELTALLGSTESKLTLAQNRIPNVIMLVGLQGSGKTTAAAKLAYLLKSQGKNPLLAACDVHRPAAADQLETLGSEIGVPVYRGDGKDAVAIASEAIQEAVDHLNDLVIVDTAGRLQIDEEMMEEAVAIKRAVKPDQILMVVDAMTGQDIVNVVSTFAERVDFDGVIMSKLDGDARGGGALSVREVTGKPIKFVSMGEKPDSLEVFHPDRMAKRILGMGDVISIVEQAQKAADEQQVEDAERMLREGFTMDDLLNQMNQIRKMGGLAKLIGALPGGDRMMAQQGGVDDSSMGKIEAIIHSMTKEERARPKIINGQRRRRISMGSGRSVQEVNQLIRQWGEMNKMMGKMKAMTQGGNAKKGRRAMESMMKNMGFGGGQMPRF, encoded by the coding sequence ATGTTTAACAGCCTTCAAGATAGACTGCAAAATACATTTTCCGCTTTGCGCGGAAAGGGTCGTCTTACTGAGGACGACATCAATTCCGCAATGCGAGAAATTCGCATGGCTCTTCTCGAGGCTGACGTTAACTACAAGGTAGTTAAAGAGTTTGTTGGCCGCTGTAAAGAGCAGTGCATGACTGCTGACGTACTGGAGTCCCTGTCTCCAGCTCAAAACGTTGTTCGCATTGTTTTAGATGAGCTGACAGCACTGCTTGGTTCAACTGAATCAAAGCTTACGCTGGCACAGAACCGCATTCCAAACGTCATTATGCTTGTCGGTCTTCAGGGCTCTGGTAAGACAACCGCAGCTGCAAAGCTTGCATACTTGCTTAAGTCCCAGGGAAAGAATCCTCTGCTTGCCGCTTGCGACGTTCATCGTCCTGCAGCAGCAGATCAGCTTGAAACACTTGGCTCTGAGATTGGCGTGCCAGTCTATCGCGGCGACGGTAAAGACGCTGTTGCCATTGCATCTGAAGCTATCCAGGAGGCCGTTGATCATCTCAATGACCTGGTAATTGTTGATACTGCTGGTCGTCTTCAAATTGATGAAGAAATGATGGAAGAAGCCGTTGCTATCAAACGTGCCGTCAAACCAGATCAGATTCTTATGGTTGTCGATGCTATGACCGGCCAGGATATTGTTAATGTTGTCAGCACCTTCGCAGAACGTGTGGACTTTGACGGCGTTATCATGTCCAAGCTTGATGGTGATGCTCGTGGTGGTGGTGCACTTTCTGTACGTGAGGTTACCGGTAAGCCTATCAAGTTTGTTTCCATGGGCGAGAAACCCGATTCACTTGAGGTTTTCCATCCAGATCGTATGGCCAAGCGTATTCTTGGCATGGGTGATGTCATCTCTATTGTTGAGCAGGCTCAAAAGGCGGCTGATGAGCAGCAGGTTGAAGATGCCGAACGTATGTTGCGCGAGGGCTTTACTATGGACGACCTGCTCAATCAGATGAACCAAATTCGCAAGATGGGTGGTCTTGCAAAGCTTATTGGGGCACTTCCTGGTGGAGACCGCATGATGGCTCAGCAGGGTGGTGTAGACGATAGTTCTATGGGAAAGATTGAAGCCATCATTCATTCAATGACTAAAGAAGAGCGCGCGCGTCCAAAGATTATTAATGGTCAGCGACGTCGTCGTATTTCTATGGGTTCTGGTCGTAGCGTTCAAGAAGTTAATCAGCTTATTCGTCAGTGGGGAGAGATGAATAAGATGATGGGTAAAATGAAGGCTATGACTCAGGGCGGTAATGCAAAGAAGGGTCGTCGTGCCATGGAGTCTATGATGAAGAATATGGGCTTTGGTGGAGGTCAAATGCCTCGCTTTTAA
- a CDS encoding YbaN family protein, producing the protein MSIKRIAFIVLGCLSLALAVLGVLLPILPTVPFLALAAFCFAKSSDRLNNWLINTKFYQNNFADFKAGKGMTIKTKVRILVTVTLVMAVGLIAMLMKGVIVGSIVLIIVWLSHIYYFGFKVKTLEE; encoded by the coding sequence ATGTCAATTAAGCGTATTGCCTTTATTGTGTTAGGTTGTTTGAGTTTAGCGCTTGCTGTGCTTGGTGTTTTACTTCCTATTTTGCCAACTGTTCCATTTTTAGCTCTTGCTGCATTTTGTTTTGCTAAATCATCCGATCGACTTAATAACTGGCTTATTAACACAAAGTTTTACCAAAATAATTTTGCTGATTTTAAAGCTGGAAAAGGGATGACTATTAAGACCAAAGTACGCATCCTTGTTACAGTAACTTTAGTCATGGCTGTAGGTCTTATTGCCATGCTTATGAAAGGCGTTATTGTTGGCAGTATTGTCCTTATTATTGTTTGGCTAAGCCACATTTACTACTTCGGTTTTAAAGTTAAAACGCTTGAAGAATAA
- a CDS encoding L,D-transpeptidase: MAKHFTNSSVPSTSNSQPLSEEETAEKTPSLKDSVPSLGDTDMYVALNEEQVRNNQKTEETVVSKPLEQQDNNVTVITPLDSSELEVQELNPEDKPKHHWWRIPAVIVGILALVYVGGAAFFNFYFMPQTSIYGVDYSLKPASDLQKARDSEASNYSIHISGNGLDLTLKSSEIGLVYNSEAYARDAINQQNPWMWPVEITRSRTLNPHATATYDQNKVDTVLNQQIEQAKEASSSLANGGITYDSTTKKFRLADTALITRLSLEGVHKDLQGAFDKLNDTVVLGEESVLSAEELNAAIAAANAYVASVLDLTLGDASAYTVDADLIASWVTFNDDLSVSLNKNAINDWVEHTLAPAVNTRGTARTYKRWDGKEITTKAAGAYGWVINEADSASAIISALGNGQPTKVELPTEQQAKTFTKDGGPDWGGRYIDVDLSTQHAVLYDENGSILWEADVVTGLPDGRHNTPEGVWFITSHIRNARLLGPNDESGKPGWDARVDFWMGVKGQEVGFHNAPWRGAFGGDIYRYGGSHGCINLSYSDAEKLFNISNDGDPIIIHY; the protein is encoded by the coding sequence TTGGCTAAGCACTTTACAAACAGCTCTGTTCCTAGTACTTCAAACTCACAACCTCTTTCAGAAGAAGAGACTGCAGAAAAAACTCCTTCACTAAAAGATTCAGTTCCAAGCCTTGGTGATACTGATATGTATGTTGCTCTTAATGAAGAGCAAGTACGAAATAATCAAAAGACAGAAGAGACCGTTGTTTCAAAACCTCTTGAGCAGCAGGATAATAATGTAACGGTTATTACCCCTCTTGATAGTTCAGAGCTTGAAGTTCAAGAGCTTAATCCGGAAGATAAACCAAAGCATCATTGGTGGAGAATTCCTGCGGTAATCGTTGGTATTCTCGCGCTTGTATATGTTGGAGGAGCAGCTTTCTTCAACTTCTATTTTATGCCTCAGACCAGCATCTACGGAGTCGATTACTCGCTAAAGCCAGCTTCTGACTTACAGAAAGCAAGAGACTCAGAAGCATCAAATTATTCTATTCATATCTCTGGCAATGGTCTTGATTTAACTCTTAAGAGTTCTGAAATTGGACTTGTTTACAATTCTGAGGCTTATGCTCGTGATGCAATTAACCAGCAGAATCCTTGGATGTGGCCTGTTGAAATTACTCGCAGCAGAACTTTAAACCCACACGCCACTGCCACCTATGATCAAAACAAAGTTGATACAGTATTGAATCAACAGATTGAACAAGCAAAAGAGGCTTCATCTTCTCTAGCAAACGGTGGTATTACCTACGATTCCACTACAAAGAAATTTAGACTTGCTGACACTGCCTTGATAACACGACTTTCTCTTGAAGGTGTTCATAAAGATTTACAAGGCGCATTTGACAAACTTAATGACACCGTTGTTCTTGGTGAGGAATCTGTGCTGAGCGCTGAAGAACTCAACGCAGCTATTGCTGCTGCAAACGCCTATGTAGCCTCCGTACTTGATCTGACTCTTGGAGATGCATCTGCCTATACCGTTGACGCAGATCTTATTGCGAGCTGGGTTACTTTTAATGATGACCTTTCCGTCTCACTTAATAAAAATGCCATAAATGATTGGGTTGAGCATACCCTTGCACCTGCGGTTAACACGCGCGGTACTGCTAGAACTTATAAGCGCTGGGATGGTAAGGAAATTACCACTAAAGCAGCCGGTGCTTATGGTTGGGTAATCAATGAAGCTGACTCTGCTTCAGCTATCATTTCCGCTCTTGGAAATGGGCAACCTACAAAGGTTGAACTTCCAACTGAACAGCAGGCAAAAACTTTCACAAAAGATGGCGGTCCTGACTGGGGCGGTCGTTATATTGACGTTGACCTCTCCACTCAGCATGCAGTTCTTTATGACGAGAATGGCAGCATTCTTTGGGAAGCAGATGTTGTTACCGGTCTTCCTGATGGTCGCCACAATACACCTGAAGGTGTTTGGTTTATAACAAGTCATATCAGAAACGCTCGACTTCTTGGTCCAAATGACGAAAGCGGCAAACCAGGTTGGGATGCACGAGTTGACTTCTGGATGGGTGTGAAAGGTCAGGAAGTTGGCTTCCATAATGCTCCGTGGCGTGGAGCATTTGGTGGAGATATTTATCGCTATGGTGGTAGCCATGGTTGCATTAATTTGAGCTACAGTGATGCCGAAAAACTCTTTAACATCTCAAACGATGGTGATCCAATTATCATCCACTACTAG
- a CDS encoding helix-turn-helix domain-containing protein, which translates to MSFAENLVELRKYHDFSQEELADMIGVSRQTLSKYETGESLPDIEKCKRFANVFGVTIDDLISYDKKNEDNLGLGVPPKGKHIFGMVKVGDKGQIVIPVKARQVFNINPGDSIIVLGDEEQGIALIKEKGILEMLNSAMKMK; encoded by the coding sequence ATGAGCTTTGCCGAGAATTTAGTAGAACTTAGAAAATACCATGATTTTTCCCAGGAAGAACTGGCGGACATGATCGGTGTTTCCCGCCAGACCCTCTCAAAATATGAGACAGGAGAGTCTCTTCCGGATATCGAAAAATGCAAACGCTTTGCGAATGTCTTCGGGGTCACCATAGACGATCTGATTTCCTATGATAAAAAGAATGAAGATAATCTAGGACTGGGCGTTCCGCCAAAAGGAAAGCACATTTTCGGAATGGTCAAGGTTGGTGATAAGGGGCAGATTGTGATCCCTGTCAAAGCCCGTCAGGTATTTAATATTAATCCCGGGGACAGTATTATTGTGCTGGGAGACGAAGAACAGGGCATTGCTTTGATCAAGGAAAAAGGAATTTTGGAAATGCTGAATTCAGCGATGAAGATGAAATGA
- a CDS encoding TrmH family RNA methyltransferase, translating to MRDEFESMEVYNLESLDDQRLEVYAKLTNNQLRNRLDPARALMICESPFVVETALLSGCVPLSFLTNASHLEAVQQLIQNYCSVDDVPIFVLSDNQIEKLTGYRMTRGIICAMRRPQARPLEEILSTSKYIAVLEDLVDVNNVGAVFRSAAALNVDAVILTAKCADNLSRRVLRVSMGTVLNVPWTRLDEETTSLDLIEKLKAHSFTTCALALTDSAVPLNKDLVKGKKAALFFGSEGYGLDEKTIEACDITTIIPMSHQVDSLNVAASSAVAFWELFAR from the coding sequence ATGAGAGATGAGTTCGAATCAATGGAGGTGTACAATCTTGAGTCTTTGGATGATCAAAGACTGGAAGTATATGCTAAGCTCACCAACAATCAACTGCGCAATCGTTTAGATCCTGCCCGTGCACTTATGATTTGTGAGTCTCCTTTTGTGGTAGAAACTGCCCTCTTATCTGGTTGTGTACCTTTGTCTTTTCTCACTAATGCTTCACATCTTGAGGCTGTCCAACAACTTATTCAGAACTACTGTTCAGTAGATGATGTTCCAATTTTTGTACTGTCTGACAATCAGATAGAAAAACTTACAGGATACAGAATGACTAGGGGCATCATTTGTGCCATGAGGAGACCTCAAGCTAGACCACTAGAGGAGATTCTCAGCACTTCAAAGTACATTGCCGTTTTGGAAGATCTTGTTGACGTAAATAACGTAGGTGCAGTTTTTAGATCAGCTGCGGCACTCAACGTAGATGCTGTTATCTTGACTGCTAAATGTGCCGATAACCTCTCTAGGCGTGTTCTGCGTGTTTCTATGGGAACGGTTCTTAATGTGCCTTGGACTCGCCTGGATGAAGAGACAACCTCACTGGATCTTATAGAAAAGCTCAAGGCTCATTCTTTTACCACTTGTGCTCTTGCGCTTACAGATTCTGCAGTACCTCTAAATAAAGATCTGGTAAAAGGCAAAAAGGCCGCATTATTCTTTGGCAGTGAAGGCTATGGTCTTGACGAGAAAACCATCGAGGCTTGTGACATTACTACTATCATTCCTATGTCGCATCAGGTAGATTCACTCAACGTTGCCGCGTCATCTGCCGTAGCATTTTGGGAGCTCTTTGCTAGATAG